Below is a window of Streptomyces sp. ITFR-16 DNA.
GGATCTTGGTGCCGCGCAGCCGCTGCGGGGCCTCCAGGTACTGGCCGTCCGCCCGCTTCTCGATCGTCGCGCCGAACTGGCGCAGCACGTCGAAGTGGAAGTCGATGGGCCGGCCGCCGATGTCGCAGCCGCCGAGGCCGGGGATGAACGCGTGGCCCAGCCGGTGCAGCAGCGGGCCGCAGAAGAGGATCGGGATGCGCGACGAGCCCGCGTGGGCGTCGATGTCGGCGACGTTCGCGCTCTCGACATGGGTGGGGTCGAGGATCAGCTCGCCGGGTTCGTCACCCGGGCGGACCGTCACGCCGTGCAGTTGCAGCAGCCCGCGCACCACCCGCACGTCCCGGATGTCGGGAACGTTGCGCAGCCGGCTGGGCCCGCTGCCGAGCAGCGCGGCGACCATCGCCTTCGGCACCAGGTTCTTGGCGCCTCGGACGCGGATCTCGCCCTCCAGCGGGGTTCCGCCGTGGACAAGCAGGACATCGTCTGTGCCGGTCATGAATCTCGCGTTCCGGAGTGGTCGGGCAGGGGGCCAAACGAAAGGGTAATGGCCCCGCGCCCCCCATCCGTAGGGGAACGGGCGGTGTACGAACGTCATGAATCCGCCACAACACGCTCTGCTGCGCAGATCTTGCGGAGGGTCACCGTCCGGATGGGCGGCCGGGCCGTGCGCTCCTTGTGCACCCGTGCGCCCTGAGCTGCGCTCGGGCACGATGCGCGACGACCGGGCTACTTGCCCCACGCCGGAGCCGAAGATGCGGGATCATTTCTGCCATGACCGAGGTGTCCTCGCTCACAGGGCGACTGCTCGTGGCCACACCCGCCCTCGCGGACCCGAATTTCGACCGCGCGGTGGTGCTGCTCCTCGACCACGACGAGGAGGGCTCCCTCGGCGTGGTCCTGAACCGCCCGACCCCGGTCGGCGTGGTGGACATCCTCGCGACCTGGGCCGGTCTGACCGGCGAACCGGAGGTCGTCTTCCAGGGCGGTCCCGTCTCGCTGGACTCGGCGCTCGGGGTGGCCGTGATCCCCGGCGACGAGGGGCCCCTCGGCTGGCGCCGGGTGTACGGGGCGATCGGCCTGGTGGACCTGGACGCGCCCCCGGAGCTGCTGGCCGCCGCCCTCGGCTCGCTGCGCATCTTCGCCGGATACGCGGGCTGGGGCCCCGGCCAGCTGGAGTCGGAGCTGGCCGAGGGGGCCTGGTACGTCGTCGAGTCGGAGCCCGGGGACGTCTCGTCGCCGCGTCCGGAGAGCCTCTGGCGGGCGGTGCTGCGGCGCCAGCGCAGCGAACTGGCCATGATCGCCACGTATCCGGACGACCCTTCGCTGAACTGATGTCCCGTCTTTCAGTACGCTTGGCGGTTATGAGCACTCTTGAGCCCGAGCGCGGGGCAGGGACCGGAACCCTCGTGGAGCCGACGCCGCAGGTGTCGAACGGCGACGGCGACCACGAGCGCTACGCCCATTACGTCCAGAAGGACAAGATCATGGCGAGTGCCCTGGAGGGCACCCCCGTGGTCGCACTGTGCGGCAAGGTCTGGGTACCGGGGCGCGACCCCAAGAAGTACCCGGTGTGCCCCATGTGCAAGGAGATCTACGAGTCCATGGGCGTCGGCGGCGACAAGGACAAGGGCAAGGGCGGCAAGGACAAGAAGTAGCCCCACCCCGCACGGAACGGACCCGGGAGAGCCCCCGGGGCACGCAGGCGCGTGCCCCGGGGGCTCTTCGCCGTTCCCGGACCCCGTTGCGTTGCACGGGGTGCTTCCCCGGGTCACAGAGTGGTGGAGACCACTTGTCGCGGCCCTGACCGGGACCTACTCTCCTGCAAGTTGTGCAGAACGAAACGCGCGTTGCGCATGTTGCAACGCCTACCGGTAGGGGTTCCGGATGAAGCTTTCTGCCCGAATTGCCGCCCCGGCCGCGGCGCTTGTGCTCGCCGGCCTCACGGCCACCGCCTGCGCGCCGGGGACCTCCGACACCGGCGCCAAGGGGGACGAGAAGACCGGCACGCTGCGCGTGTGGCTGTTCCAGGAGGTCGGCAACAAGCCCAAGGAGAAGGTCGTCGACGCCGCCGTCGCCGCCTTCAGGAAGGCCCACGAGGGCACGAAGGTCGAGATCGAGTACATCCCGGTCGAGACCCGCGCCCAGCGCGTCAAGGCCGCGTTCAACGACCCCAAGAGCGCCCCCGACCTGATCGAGTACGGCAACACCGACACCGCGGGCTACGTCAAGGACGGCGGACTCGCCGACATCACCTCCGAGTTCGGCGCCTGGGCCGAGGCCAAGGACACCGACGCGACCGCCAAGCAGTCCGTGACGGTCGACGGCAAGGTCTACGGGGCCCCGCTCTTCGTCGGCGTACGCGCGCTGTACTACCGCACCGACATCTTCGAGGACCTGGGGATCGGGGCGCCCAAGACCCAGGCCGAGCTGATCTCCACCGCCCGCAAGATCCACAAGGAGAAGCCAGGTCTGTACGGGCTCGCGGTCGGCGGCGCCTACACCTACGGCGCCATGCCCTTCATCTGGGCCCACGGCGGCGAACTGGCCGACGCGAGCGGCTCCTCGTACAAGGCCGCCATCAACAGCCCCGAGGCCCGCAAGGGCATCGAGGCCTACACCTCGCTCTTCGGCGCCGCCAACTGCCCGGCCGCCAAGTGCGCCGCCATGGGCGGCAACGCGACCGTCACCGCCTTCGCCTCCGGCAAGGCCGCCATGGCCATCGGCGGCGACTTCAGCCACGCGGCCGTCGAGGCCGGCACGGTGAAGGGCAAGTACGCCGTGGTGCCGCTGCCCGGACTCACCGAGGGCTCCGTCGCCCCCGCGTTCGCGGGCGGCAACAACATCGGCGTACTGAAGAGCAGCGCGCACCGCACGCTGGCGGTCGGCCTGATGAAGGAGCTGACCGGCAAGCGCACCCAGGCGAAGATGTTCGACGCGATGGGCTTCCTGCCCACGTACACGGACGTGCGGGACGCGGCCGCGAAGCGCGAGCCCTTCGTCGAACCGTTCGTCAGGACGCTCGGCGCCGGTGCCAAGTTCGTCCCCGCCTCGCCGGCCTGGGGCCAGATCGACTCCTCGCTGATCCTGCCGACGATGTTCCAGGAGATCGTCAGCGGCCGCAAGGACGTGGCGAAGGCATCCGACGACGCCGCCGAGAAGATGGACGCGGCGTTCGCCGACGCGGGCTGACGATGACGGCGAACAGCACGGCGTACAAGACGCCGCACGCGCCCGGGGCGGACCGGGCCACCGCCCGCCCGCCCCGGCGCCGCCCGGTGTCACCCGCCCGGCGGTCCGGCTGGACCCCCTGGCTCTATCTGCTGCCCGCGCTCGTCCTGCTCGGCGGGCTGCTGGTCTACCCCATCTACCAGCTGGGCCTGATCTCCTTCCTGGAGTACACCCAGGCCCAGGTCAGCGGCGGTGAACCGGCCACCTTCCAGGGCTTCGGCAACTACGCGGCGCTCTTCCACGACAGCCAGTTCTGGCAGGTCCTGCTGGCCACCGTGGTCTTCGCCGCGGCCTGCGTCGTGTCCACCCTGCTCGTCGGCTGCGCGCTCGCCGTCCTGCTGACCCGGATACGGGCCCTGCCGCGCCTCGCCCTCATGGTCGCCGCGCTCGGCGCCTGGGCGACGCCGGCGATCACCGGCTCGACCGTCTGGGTCTTCCTCTTCGACGCCGACTTCGGACCGGTCAACCGGGTGCTGGGGCTCGGGGACCACTCGTGGACGTACGGGCGCTACAGCGCCTTCGCCCTGGTGCTCCTCGAAGTCCTGTGGTGCTCGTTCCCGTTCGTGATGGTCACCGTGTACGCGGGCATCCGGGCCATCCCCTCCGAGGTGCTGGAGGCGGCCGCGCTGGACGGCGCCTCGCAGTGGCGGATCTGGCGGTCGGTCATGGCGCCGATGCTGCGCCCGATCCTGGTCGTCGTCACCATCCAGTCGGTCATCTGGGACTTCAAGGTCTTCACCCAGATCTACGTCATGACCAACGGCGGCGGCATCGCGGGCCAGAACCTGGTGCTCAACGTGTACGCGTACCAGAAGGCGTTCGCGTCCTCGCAGTACAGCCTCGGCTCGGCCATCGGGGTCGTGATGCTGGTGATCCTGCTCGCCGTCACGCTCGTCTATCTGCGCCTCGTGCGCCGCCAGGGGGAGGAACTGTGAGCCTGCCGTCCCTGTTGCGCGTCCGCCGGCCCGGCCGGCTCGCCGCCGAGGCCGCGGCGCTGCTGATCGCCGCCGCCGTCGCCTTCCCGCTGTACTGGATGGTGCTCTCCGCCCTCAAACCGGCGGGCGAGATCCAGTCGACCCATCCGCGCCCCTGGACCCTGTCGCCGTCCCTGGACTCCTTCCGACGGGTCTTCCAGCAGCAGGACTTCGGGCGCTACTTCCTCAACAGCCTGCTCGTCGCGGGCACGGTCGTCGTGCTCTCCGCGCTGGTCGCCTTCCTGGCGGCGACGGCGGTCACCCGGTTCCGCTT
It encodes the following:
- a CDS encoding YqgE/AlgH family protein — encoded protein: MTEVSSLTGRLLVATPALADPNFDRAVVLLLDHDEEGSLGVVLNRPTPVGVVDILATWAGLTGEPEVVFQGGPVSLDSALGVAVIPGDEGPLGWRRVYGAIGLVDLDAPPELLAAALGSLRIFAGYAGWGPGQLESELAEGAWYVVESEPGDVSSPRPESLWRAVLRRQRSELAMIATYPDDPSLN
- a CDS encoding DUF3039 domain-containing protein; protein product: MSTLEPERGAGTGTLVEPTPQVSNGDGDHERYAHYVQKDKIMASALEGTPVVALCGKVWVPGRDPKKYPVCPMCKEIYESMGVGGDKDKGKGGKDKK
- a CDS encoding extracellular solute-binding protein; amino-acid sequence: MKLSARIAAPAAALVLAGLTATACAPGTSDTGAKGDEKTGTLRVWLFQEVGNKPKEKVVDAAVAAFRKAHEGTKVEIEYIPVETRAQRVKAAFNDPKSAPDLIEYGNTDTAGYVKDGGLADITSEFGAWAEAKDTDATAKQSVTVDGKVYGAPLFVGVRALYYRTDIFEDLGIGAPKTQAELISTARKIHKEKPGLYGLAVGGAYTYGAMPFIWAHGGELADASGSSYKAAINSPEARKGIEAYTSLFGAANCPAAKCAAMGGNATVTAFASGKAAMAIGGDFSHAAVEAGTVKGKYAVVPLPGLTEGSVAPAFAGGNNIGVLKSSAHRTLAVGLMKELTGKRTQAKMFDAMGFLPTYTDVRDAAAKREPFVEPFVRTLGAGAKFVPASPAWGQIDSSLILPTMFQEIVSGRKDVAKASDDAAEKMDAAFADAG
- a CDS encoding sugar ABC transporter permease; this encodes MTANSTAYKTPHAPGADRATARPPRRRPVSPARRSGWTPWLYLLPALVLLGGLLVYPIYQLGLISFLEYTQAQVSGGEPATFQGFGNYAALFHDSQFWQVLLATVVFAAACVVSTLLVGCALAVLLTRIRALPRLALMVAALGAWATPAITGSTVWVFLFDADFGPVNRVLGLGDHSWTYGRYSAFALVLLEVLWCSFPFVMVTVYAGIRAIPSEVLEAAALDGASQWRIWRSVMAPMLRPILVVVTIQSVIWDFKVFTQIYVMTNGGGIAGQNLVLNVYAYQKAFASSQYSLGSAIGVVMLVILLAVTLVYLRLVRRQGEEL